The following is a genomic window from Drosophila busckii strain San Diego stock center, stock number 13000-0081.31 chromosome 2L, ASM1175060v1, whole genome shotgun sequence.
tttgttttgcagATATTATAGAACCGCAGAAAGAAATGTGGGgagaaaataaattgaaatctCATAGTTAGGTTTTTGTGAGtctgcataaatattcaatttgaagTGGGTTTTAAGTATCAAACTTCAAGTTGAACATTTTCCAActcaaaacttaaaaaaacaaaaaaataaggcgaaaacaaatttgtttcttGGGGACGTTTCTATGCGAAACCATTCCAGCTTGcttcaattgtttgctgttgtgtttgtttctttAAAATTGGTTGTCGAGGAGacacaattttgtatttattttgcttgttcAGAGATAGTTACTGCCTTAGTAACGTCGTCGCTCACGCTCGCGACTGCGAGAGCGTCGCCGTTCATTTGAACGTCGACGAGTATCTCGTTGCCTATCGCGATCCTTTTCACGGTCGCGCTCTTTCATGCGCTCTTCACGCTCCTTTATTCGCTGTTTGTGCTCTTCGATGCGTTTCTGACGGAAGGCCTCCTTTTCAGCGATCTAAACACAGAACATTCCATAACCAtgaaagtaaagtaaaatcTGAACTATAAACTTACAGCTTCCGGCGTTAAAGGCAGCCAGTAAATACAAGgtgtactttttgttttacgaAACAGATCGTCCAATAGTCTAACTGGTGGTTCATTCTCCTTCTTCCTCGACTTTGTAGCTGTACATAGAATTTGTTAAGTAATTACTGCAAATATGTGGCAGTTCTGCTGCTTACCTGGTGAGCCGCTTCGGCTACGTCCATGTTGATCAATACGATCGCGTCCACTGCGCTCACGTTCTCTAGAACGCTTTCGCTCCTGTCCAGCTCTGTCGGCATCATCACCGCCCCGACCACGCTCGCCCAAACGTGCATCCACACGctccttgctgctgcgccgcctGTCATTGATAGACTTTTCACGATCATTGGGCTCTTTTTTGCCCACATCCCATTCGCGTACAGGACGCGCTGCCtacaaaagacaaaaacaaatatatatatatttaacaaatcgTTGCAATTTAAGAATAAAGACAATATAACGTTACCTTTATATCGCTGGCATCGAGGCGAGACCAAGTATTGCCTGCATGTTGATTATCTCTGGTGTTGTCATGTGGATATTTGGGAGCATCGTTTTGTGTCGATTGAATGGCACGATCCATATCTGTACGACTGCCAAAGTCAACATTCAAACACTTGGGATTGGATACTGGCCAGCGTACACCATGGAGCGCGTGGCGTGTTTCAATAGCCTcactaaaaattttttaaaataatataaatatttataaattttaccAAATTTCATTTAGACTTACTCCTCTGTGGCGTAGGCCACGAAGCACTTGGACTTTATGCGATCAATCCAGAAGCCATTATCGTCAACGATTTTACCTGTGCGTGCCAACAGTCCTTTCAATTGTAGCACTGTAAACGGACGCACCAAATTGGTAATGTAGAGCACATGGCTAGTGTGATTGCGTGCCGGACTTGGGGAGCGGGCAACGGATGAAGTTTTGGGCGCAGATTCAGCCGCCGGCGGCACTGTTAATGGTGCATCTTTGTCCGTGGTGTGCTTTAGGGACGCTTGAGGTTTCGTTGCCTCATCATCGGTCTCATTAGTTTGCTCTTGCTCCTTGCCGACACGCATTTCGGGCGTTAATGACCGCTCCTCTGACTCATGATCACTGGTAACCAGGCCCTCCTCCTCAGAGGATGACTCCAACTGCACATCACTGAGCGGCACCGGTTTGACCACATCAGCTATAATATTCTTTAATGAATCCGTTGATATGGCTAGCACGGGTGGTGCACGCTCAGCAACCTTTTTGCTAAACCATTTGCGTTTACGCACGCAACGCggatttaaatttgtttcatttttgtcGTTATCATTATTCTCTGGCTGCTCCTTGGCCACCGACTCTGTTACAATTGTTTCTTCCTTATGGTTCTCCTTGTGCTCGTCAGTTTTGAGTGacttggcattgttgttgtttatcttTTTCTGTTTATCATTTGCCGCTTCTTCCACGCTTCCAGTGTTCCGCTCTTCAACGTCTTCTGTTTGAATGTCTAATACATCGCTTGTAGTTTTTAACTGTTCCTCATCCTTACTAGCTGTAAAGCCTAAAGAACCAGCAACCTTTACCTCTTCCTTACTCCGTTTGCTTCCTTCCTTGGGTTTGTCTCCATTAGCATCAGGGTCTTCCTGTTCCTTGATATTCTTGGGCGACTCTACTTCCTTCTGAGTTTCCGGCTTGACGGCCTCTGGTTCCTCTGTTACTTCCTCTTCCTTCTGTATTGCAGGCTCAACGACTTTAACGCTATTTTGCTCATTTTCTAGCGGCTCTGGCTTATTTTCAGTCTCCCCACTAGCGCTTGCCACATGTACCTCGGCACCATTTTCCGCTTCTTCGGGTATGGTCTCAACCTTGTTATCGTGGCTTTTGTCGCGTTGATTGCTTATGCTGGTGTTACGCTTTTTTGGTGTAGTGCGTGTACTGCGGCTTTTGCGCACTGGCGATGCTGCTGGTGCCACATGCTCGTCACTGGAGCCGCGTTCACGTTCTGTTTTATCAGCATTGGGTTCTTCTATAATAACTGTTTCTTTTGCTGGTGATTTTACATCCACTGCATTTTCCACTGCATTTTCCGCGACTTTCTCATTTTCCGATATTTTGCGCGATCTTCGGCTGCGTCGTGCCGGCAATGGCGCGGGGGATGAAGATTTTTTGCGCTCGCTTCGACGTCTCATAGTTTTTGGAAAAATGCTTTTCGCACACTAATGCACTTATGAAAATGCTGTTTTAAAATTCGATTGCACTGCTCATAAATGCCGgccagcaatttattaaatcagACGCTTAGAATTTTGCTTCTTATAACGTTTTCAACCTTTTTGTTTGTTCggaaaagaaaatttgttgccagcgAAAAGCGTCAACTCCGCCATCAATAAACAGGGTTGCTTCTCATTCTTAGATGACAGTGTGTCGCGCACAACGTGAGCGTGTTTTGGATTGGCTAATGCTTGGGAAAAACATGTTATCTTGTATTTTGTATGGTCTTCGCATTTTCACAGCATTCACGTATTATTTAACTATCGAAGAAATGCCTATacttcatttatatttaataaattagctgTAAATGGAACATCAGCGAATGTCGTTAGACAGCACTGTCCTCGAAAGTATTTACTTTGCAGCACTGGGTTGACGCaacaaaacattaatttcaatttttttttaataaaatgatatAAACAGTCAAaatgataattaaaaatgttggtAGAATAACACAGATCTTATCACGTTTGTGTGCGCTGCGAAATTTGAACACAAATCCAATTGACATACAAGCGATAGTGCATCAAAGATCTGCAAAAGCTTTGGCAGCGGCTCAGATACGATCTCTGTGTGTCATTAGCACAAACTATCAACAACGACAACGCTCCAGCTCCTCTTCCGACCACCCGCACACAGGCTTAGTGCTTACAGCGGCTATTAGTTTCAGTCTCTTTGACAGCAAAGACAAGGATGAGGAGGAGACACCCGAggcaaaactaataaatacaATCAAACGTTCTATACTGTGCATACAACGGGAACAGTATGAGAAGGCGGAGCAAATGTTACACTTATGCTTGCGTATGGCCCAAGATATTCAGTCTACCCATGGTATTACGTATGTCTATGATCTAATGGCTAACTTGGCAATGGAACGCCAGCAGTTCAAAAAGGCTGAAAAGATATTTGTGGATGTGATGAGGCGTTTAATGAACGAAGGTTATGCTGATGACAGTCCAAAAATACTGCATATAAGTTCTAAGATAGCTCACATGTCGCAGATGCAGGGAGAGCTAGAGAAAAGCCTCCAGGGTTTTACGTGGACAATGCAAAAACTCGCCAAGTTAGTGGAAAAAATGCCGGAAGACAAAGATATACTCGAACTATATGGTCTGACTAAGAACTGGTATTGAAGGTTGTTCCATACTTCACTAATTTCAAATCTGCTTAAACCGGTTTGAAGACAATTTAAAGTTCTCATTGCTTTCGTCTTACACAGGTTTGGTCAATTACTGATGAAGCAGGGTAAATATGCTGAAGCCAAAAATCTTTTCAAGGAGGCTTTGGAAATCCTTGTAGACATATATGGCACCGTCAACGATGCCTCTGTGACCATATTGAACAACATTAGCGTGGCATATGTTAATGTAtgctgaaattgaaacaattcAATTGACTTTTAACTGAAGAGTGCTATATTTTGACAGCTGGAAAACTATGCTGAGGCGAAGGAAACGTTGCTAAATGCACTGATCATAGCCAAGGAGCTGAAGGATGTTACTCAGGAGGGCATTTTACAAGCCAATCTGGGACTTGTTTATTTACGTGAAGGTCTGCTCAAGGAAGCTGAGAAATTCTGCAAGCTAGCTTGGAAAATTGGTAAAAAGGAGAACAATGGCGACGCTATTGAGCAGGCGGAGTATTGTCTGAATGAAATCAAATCCTCGctaaataagtaaaaacagTTTTTGCAAAATTCTTAGTGCTGACTAAATGAAACCAACAAAAGGTTTGTAAACATATATACTTAAAAGAATAACCGTACAATtgaaagttatttattaaggcgcattcatatatttattataatatccAAAAAGCCGAgacattattatattttcgaCAGAGCATTAAAGCTTTTAACATatctataaacaattttaagtttCTCTGCATTACacaattctataaaaaattgaaattctatTCTTAAGTCCGTAGAACTTTACTGGAAGTTACTCGAATTTGGCTATAACAATCATTAAGGCCACTCCAGTTAGAAGCGCAAAAATTTCCTTTAAGGACTGCTTCAGTTTTGTCGATTCCTCCAACAGTTCGGGCAAAACACTAACTgtagctatataaataaaaccacCCGCTGTAAATGGAAGCACCCAAGGCGCTGAGCTGTCATCACCGCTACCGGCACCCAACAGCGCCAAGGCAGTGCCCGCTAAAGCACCAAGCGCTGTGACCAACTGCAGCATCATGGCCTTGCGGCGAGAGCATCCAGATTTAATGAGTATAGCAAAGTCGCCAATTTCATGTGGCACTTCATGCAGCAATATGGTAATTGTGGTTACAATTCCAATGCTATTGCCTGCCAAATAGGATGCACCAATAGCTAGGCCATCAGTAAAGTTGTGCGCAAAATCTGCGGCTAAATTCAAGTAGCCTGAGATTTCTACTTCACCTTCTTCGTCTTGCTTTTTGGCAACTGCCTTGGTGGGTTTATCACTAGACTTTTTCTTATCTGCTGGCGGTGTTTCCTTTAcaggcttgggcttgggtttggCTGCACCATGGCTGTGTCCATGTCCACCAGAGCCGCCTTTAAGAATGCGTACAAGTTTCTCCACCGACAAAAACGCAATAATGCCGCCTAATACCCAGAGTCCAATACTCATgtcatgtgcatgtgcatgttcGTGCTCGCCATGCTCGTGCGTATGACCATGTTCATGGTCGTGCGAGTGTCCGTGTCCATGTGAGTGATCCCCATGGCTATGTGGATGCGTTGCATGTGGAATCAAGTGCAGAAAAGCATCACCCAACAGACCGCCTGAGGCAAAGGCAAGCAATACTTTCAATCTCGGTTTCATTGCCTCGCTATTGTCTAATGGAATGATATATAGTAGCACAAAGGGAGCGGCACTGATAAGCAAGGTTGAGCCCATTGAGTGAAGCCAAATGTTGGTCATATCTGTAAGAGCGGGCAAAACtagagcaataaataatacactTGTTTTGTTATCAGCAATGCACATACCCTTTGGTCCGCTGTGGGGATGCTCTTTGTGCTCATGCtcgtgatgatgatgatgttcaTCGTCATGGTGGTGGTGATGGTGATGTTCATCCTCAtggtggtgatgatgatgctcatcatcatgatgatgatgatgatcgtGTTTAGCCGGTGCTTGCTTTGCATCAAAGTTTTCGTTTGCTTCGCGGGAGTATTTAAAACTGGGATTTCCTTGGCCCTGACATATTGTGGGCAGTGATAGCAGAACGACTGCGATAAGGATGCCCAACGCTACTTTTTGATAAAATTGAAAGCTAGACGGCTGAAAATCAGCCACTTGTTTAGacatatttagttttgttttcaacagTAAACACGTACACGTCGgtctttttttcttctacttGTATGAATGTGTGAGCGAGATGGAAAGTACACGACATTTTAGCGTGTATTATCTAGAATAGTTTTGTACGAACAGTGCGGCTGCAAAAGGTGCGAGCGAGAAAATACAAGTGTAAACGAAAGTTTCGATTAAATTGAAATACCAGCAAATATACCTATATCGATAAGGCGCGAAAGTTTAAGCTTGATGCAAAAGTATGACAGTTTTGTCACGCAAAAATTaaacgtatatatataaatatatttaagcaaatttaatttatgaggTGTATGaacaaaaatactaaaagcactggggaaaaaaataaaccaacTAAGCGATTGATTATAAACAAGcagtaaattttaatatagtttcaatattttaattttataattctgAATACTTATTTTACGTTGACGTTGTTGACACTTTTGCTTTGACTAATtatgaaaaaagaaaatacacacacaatcagaatcaaaaataaataaagcaccTTATTTTTAGCTCACTCTTCAGGGTACTCGTGCCTCGATAACGCCGACGCTCTCCACAACTGTTGGATAAATTAAGAGTAATATAGCAAAGTAAAAggtaaaaatagtttattaaataatttatttatacgagatattaattatttaatattaaggGAGCCTTTAAAATGCCCATTATACGCTTGGAATCTTCAGATAAGGAAATTTTCGATACAGACATTGAGATTGCCAAATGTTCGGAGACCATAAAGACGGCACTAGAAGACTTGGGTGATGAAAGTGACAATAGTGTGTTGCCGATACCCAATGTTACTTCTGTGATTTTGAGAAAGGTGCTGCATTGGGCCACATATCACAAGGATGATCCACAGCAAACATTGGAGGATGAGAATAAGGAAAAACGCACCGATGACATTTCTTCCTGGGATGCGGACTTTCTAAAAGTTGACCAGGGCACACTGTTTGAGCTAATTCTGGCGGcgaattatttgaatatacaGGGACTGCTGGATGTGACTTGCAAAACGTGTGCGAATATGATAAAGGGCAAATCGTTACAGGATATACGTGAGACTTTTGCCATAGCAAACGATTTCTCACCCGCCGAGGAGGAGCAGGTGCGGAAGGAGAACGAATGGTGCGAAGAGAAGTAGTGGACGAGTATTTGAAACTCTTAAACatcaaaattttgttgttgttgctgtccattaaattttatagtttaaaaaatgtacattTAAAGTCTACATCAATTGTCAAATATTGGCACTTAGTTTGCTAGTTAAATATTGTAAAGACTATAAAAGCCTTGGCAGCCTGAAATAATGTCACTCAAttacttttgtatttgcttattatttacaaaaaattagtAAACATGGCTAATAAAGTAAGACATTTCGTGGTTATAATTTAACTGCGAAAAATGTgtgtttatgctttaatttctttatgtTAAATGGTCTGCGTTATAgataacagcaaaaaattcgttagtgtgttttgtttttaattaaataatgttttgaGTGAATTTGCAAAGTAAGTTCCATAaggtatatactatatttacaAAAAGGCACTTTGGTTGTGCGCTGCTCTTTCAGTACAGATTGATCTTTTTTCGTATAGTCTTGCGGCATATGTGGCAAGTGCTCAAGGGTTCGGTGCAATGCGAGCAGGCGCTATGACCACACAAGAAGGCAACATCACGTTTACGCTCCATGCAAATGCCACACAAGTGCGACTCCTCATTttcttgcagctgcaacaatacctgctgttgctgcaacagtagctgctcctgctgcagtagctgcttttgctgctccaGTAGCAGCTTTTCTTGGTGTTGCTGCCCCtcatgcagctgcaacagtaACCGTCGCAGCTGTAGCCATTGCTGCGGCTCTGGAGGCTGCTCAGgtggcagctgctccagcaccTGCGGTTCCGGCGACTGCTCCACCACCTGCGGCTGtcgtggctgcggctgctccgGCTGCACTGGCAGCcattgctgctttggctgatGCGGCTGCGGTTGTTGTTGAaatagcaattgttgctgtggctgcggatgttgttgctgttgcagccattgctgcttttgctgcggctgcggctgttgttgctgttggagacattgctgctgttgctgcggctgcagctgttgttgcagtagcaattgttgctgtggctgcggctgttgttgctgttgcagccattgctgcttttgctctggctgctgcggctgcggctgttgttgctgttgcagccattgctgctgttgctgcggctgcatcTGTTGCAGCCATTGCTGATGTGGTTGCGGCTGTTGCAGACagtgctgcttttgctgtggctgctgcgactgttgttgctgccgtggctgcagctgttgttgctgtagcaattgttgctgcggctgtaGTAGCCATTGTTGCctctgttgctgcggctgctgctgcatctgcgGCTGTAGcagccattgctgttgctgcggctgctgctgttggcgcctttcaatgaaataatttattattaatactgTGACATATTAAAACGCTTAAGCTACGAGCAGCTGATCTGATCTAATTTTAATCTCgta
Proteins encoded in this region:
- the LOC108607853 gene encoding apoptotic chromatin condensation inducer in the nucleus; the encoded protein is MRRRSERKKSSSPAPLPARRSRRSRKISENEKVAENAVENAVDVKSPAKETVIIEEPNADKTERERGSSDEHVAPAASPVRKSRSTRTTPKKRNTSISNQRDKSHDNKVETIPEEAENGAEVHVASASGETENKPEPLENEQNSVKVVEPAIQKEEEVTEEPEAVKPETQKEVESPKNIKEQEDPDANGDKPKEGSKRSKEEVKVAGSLGFTASKDEEQLKTTSDVLDIQTEDVEERNTGSVEEAANDKQKKINNNNAKSLKTDEHKENHKEETIVTESVAKEQPENNDNDKNETNLNPRCVRKRKWFSKKVAERAPPVLAISTDSLKNIIADVVKPVPLSDVQLESSSEEEGLVTSDHESEERSLTPEMRVGKEQEQTNETDDEATKPQASLKHTTDKDAPLTVPPAAESAPKTSSVARSPSPARNHTSHVLYITNLVRPFTVLQLKGLLARTGKIVDDNGFWIDRIKSKCFVAYATEDEAIETRHALHGVRWPVSNPKCLNVDFGSRTDMDRAIQSTQNDAPKYPHDNTRDNQHAGNTWSRLDASDIKAARPVREWDVGKKEPNDREKSINDRRRSSKERVDARLGERGRGGDDADRAGQERKRSRERERSGRDRIDQHGRSRSGSPATKSRKKENEPPVRLLDDLFRKTKSTPCIYWLPLTPEAIAEKEAFRQKRIEEHKQRIKEREERMKERDREKDRDRQRDTRRRSNERRRSRSRERERRRY
- the LOC108607855 gene encoding tetratricopeptide repeat protein 19 homolog, mitochondrial isoform X2 yields the protein MIIKNVGRITQILSRLCALRNLNTNPIDIQAIVHQRSAKALAAAQIRSLCVISTNYQQRQRSSSSSDHPHTGLVLTAAISFSLFDSKDKDEEETPEAKLINTIKRSILCIQREQYEKAEQMLHLCLRMAQDIQSTHGITYVYDLMANLAMERQQFKKAEKIFVDVMRRLMNEGYADDSPKILHISSKIAHMSQMQGELEKSLQGFTWTMQKLAKLVEKMPEDKDILELYGLTKNWY
- the LOC108607855 gene encoding tetratricopeptide repeat protein 19 homolog, mitochondrial isoform X1; this encodes MIIKNVGRITQILSRLCALRNLNTNPIDIQAIVHQRSAKALAAAQIRSLCVISTNYQQRQRSSSSSDHPHTGLVLTAAISFSLFDSKDKDEEETPEAKLINTIKRSILCIQREQYEKAEQMLHLCLRMAQDIQSTHGITYVYDLMANLAMERQQFKKAEKIFVDVMRRLMNEGYADDSPKILHISSKIAHMSQMQGELEKSLQGFTWTMQKLAKLVEKMPEDKDILELYGLTKNWFGQLLMKQGKYAEAKNLFKEALEILVDIYGTVNDASVTILNNISVAYVNLENYAEAKETLLNALIIAKELKDVTQEGILQANLGLVYLREGLLKEAEKFCKLAWKIGKKENNGDAIEQAEYCLNEIKSSLNK
- the LOC108607855 gene encoding tetratricopeptide repeat protein 19 homolog, mitochondrial isoform X3; translation: MKQGKYAEAKNLFKEALEILVDIYGTVNDASVTILNNISVAYVNLENYAEAKETLLNALIIAKELKDVTQEGILQANLGLVYLREGLLKEAEKFCKLAWKIGKKENNGDAIEQAEYCLNEIKSSLNK
- the LOC108607854 gene encoding protein catecholamines up, coding for MSKQVADFQPSSFQFYQKVALGILIAVVLLSLPTICQGQGNPSFKYSREANENFDAKQAPAKHDHHHHHDDEHHHHHHEDEHHHHHHHDDEHHHHHEHEHKEHPHSGPKDMTNIWLHSMGSTLLISAAPFVLLYIIPLDNSEAMKPRLKVLLAFASGGLLGDAFLHLIPHATHPHSHGDHSHGHGHSHDHEHGHTHEHGEHEHAHAHDMSIGLWVLGGIIAFLSVEKLVRILKGGSGGHGHSHGAAKPKPKPVKETPPADKKKSSDKPTKAVAKKQDEEGEVEISGYLNLAADFAHNFTDGLAIGASYLAGNSIGIVTTITILLHEVPHEIGDFAILIKSGCSRRKAMMLQLVTALGALAGTALALLGAGSGDDSSAPWVLPFTAGGFIYIATVSVLPELLEESTKLKQSLKEIFALLTGVALMIVIAKFE
- the LOC108607856 gene encoding S-phase kinase-associated protein 1; this translates as MPIIRLESSDKEIFDTDIEIAKCSETIKTALEDLGDESDNSVLPIPNVTSVILRKVLHWATYHKDDPQQTLEDENKEKRTDDISSWDADFLKVDQGTLFELILAANYLNIQGLLDVTCKTCANMIKGKSLQDIRETFAIANDFSPAEEEQVRKENEWCEEK